The nucleotide window GGGGAAAACCCGCAGGAAAAGGTGGGGAGAAGCCACCTGGATGGCGCTGATGCTCCCGGGAAGGGGGGCGGGTGGCCGTACACGTCCCGCATGCAGGGCTGCCCCCCACTCCcccaccccgggaccccccacCCCGAGTCCCGATGGGTGGGTGCGTGGTTGGAGGGAAAGAGTTCAACTTCCCCTCCCCAAAATTTCAGTGGGGACttcataatattaatttttttttttctttttaaatataagcGGTGGGTTTGCTCTCCCcgcatgaggaaaaaaaaaaaacaaaaaggggatcccaccccatcccaccagcCCGGCTCACATGAAGAAGTCAGCGGTGGCTTTCGGGGCGGCGGATGGGGAGGGCTCCCGCGGGAAGCCCCGGCCGGCCAActtctcatatttttctttgtacagATCCCTTTCCTTGGCCAAGCGGGTCACCTCCTGCTTGAGCTGCTCCACCTGGCTCTGCAGTTGGCATTTCTCGTTCTCCAAGATGTGCCGTTGCTGGACCCGCTTGTAGCGGCAGGATTGAGCGTAGCCCCGGTTCTTCAAGGTCCTCCTCTTCTGCTTGAGGCGGATCACCTCCTCCTTGCTGAAGCCCCGCAGCTGCCGGTTCAGCTCCCGCACGGACATACTCACCAGCTGATCGTCGGAGAACCGGTCCTCCAGGCGTAGgtggtggtgatgatgatggtgatggcCGGGATGGTGATGGGCGGCCGGCGGCAGCTCCTCACCCCCGAAGGGTTGAGGTCGGAAGGGCTCGTACCCTtggtggtgatgatgatgatggtgaggGGCGCCGATCAACGCCTCCACCGCGTCCTCCGGCGTCAGGTTGAGAGCTTCGGGGTTGAGGTGATGCTGGTAACCCGACATCCAGtacagctcctccagctgctgtttgGAGCCCAGGGAAGCGGCGGTGGTAGCCGGGGGGCCGGGGGCCGGTTGCCCGCCGGGGCTGGGAGCGCAGAAGCTGGGCGAGGAAGGCACGGAGGAGCAGGGCGTGCTGAGCGGGGTGGACGACAGGGACCCGGCGGGCAGACGGTGGCACAGCCGCTCCGCCTCCGCCGGCTCTTTCTTCACCTCGAACTTCATCAGGTCGAAATCGTTCACGTACTCGATGGCGAGGGGGCTCGTGGGCAGCTCCGCGCTCATGGCCAGCTCCGAGGCCATCTCAGTCCATGGAGGGACCGGGGGGGGAAGCCCCCGGGCACTGCCGCTCACCGAGGGTCCCGCGGGCTCCGGGAGCCTCCTCCGAGCGGGCTCCGGCGCAAGCGGCTGCCCAGACCGGGCTCCGGGACCCTCCGGTGGAGCTCCGCTGCGGGGCTCAGCCGGGCTTCGGGAACTCCCGACGGGACTTTGCGGTGGGATTCAGCCGGGCTGCGGGACCTTCTGACGGAGCTCTGCCGTGGCGTTCAGCGGGACTCCGGGACGCTCCGGCCGGGATCCGCTGCGGGGCTCAGCCGGGCTCCGGGACGCTCCGATGGGACTTTGCGGGGAGGTTCAGCGGCGTCCGAGATGGGGCTCTGCTTCGGGGCTCAGCCGGGCTCCGGGACCCTCAgccggggctctgctgcgggGCTCAGCGGGGCTCCGGGACCCTCcgccggggctctgctgcgggGCTCAGCCGGGCTCCGGGACCCTCcgccggggctctgctgcgggGCTCAGCCGGGCTCCGGGACCCTCCGCCGGGGCTCTGCTGTGGGGTTCAGCGGGGCTCCGGTGCTCGCCTCTGACGGGACTTTGCGGTGCGGTTCAGCCGGGCTCCGGGACGGGGCTCCGGGACCCCCAGCCGGGGCTCCACTGCGGGCTGCGGGGCAGCCACCTCTCTCCGTCGGGGCTCGGCTCCTCTCCGCAGCCGGGCTCCGCTGCTGGGCTCCGGGACCCTCCTCCGACCGCCACGGCTCTGCGCTCGGGCCGGGCGGGCTCCGCCGCTGCCTGCGGCCGGTTCCCAATGGCGAGGAGCGGGCAGCGCCCTGCCCGCCCCTTCCTGCCTCCCCTGGCACCTGCCCCGGCCCCACCTCCCCGGGCTCCGAGCCTTcgcctgcctcctcctcctcctcccgccggGACACGGCGCCCTGGGGGCGGGGGCCGCTCCCCTGCCCGCCCCTGCCCGCGACcggcgccgctgccgccgggATCTCAATGGAACTCGCCGCCTTTTATACGGGGAAAACGAGGCACGGCCCCTCCTACTGAGGCGAGGCTAAGCTCTTCCAGCTTATCAGCAGCCCGAGAGCCCGCTTGGATTTTCATATCCCCATGGCAACGCCCCCGGGGCAGCTGTCAGTCTCCGGAGGGGGTGGAATGCTCCGGGTACCCCCCTGGACTCTCTCGGACCCTGCATCCCACCGTGGGGCTTCATCTCCCACCCTCCGCCCTGAACTGAGCGTGGAGTGGGGAGAAACATCCTAGAAACCCTGATTTCCTACTCCTCAAAAAGGGGAAATGTCCGAAAAGGAGTTACTGAGCTGAAATCGGGTTTGGTGCCACCTCGATGAAGGACCACAGCATCGGaatgcagccccttccccactTCAGGAACAGCCCAGGATCCTTCCCGGAGCACTTCTATCCTTGCAGAAAgtcaaataaatataatttttgggtatttttcaggattttccaTAAGCTATTGGTGGTCAGGGTGCAGCCATGTGCAAATCTGTACTCCAGCGCTGCCTCTGTTTTCGGAGGTGGCACCGCACCTAGCACAGGTGACACCCACACTGACACATGAACGGGAGTGTCACCAGATGGAGGACCAGGATTGCCAGCCCGGCACCTGGAAAAGGTGCCACTGGCACCCAGAGGCAGCAGGTCAGGGGGTTTTGGAAGTGCTCATGCCACCCCTGGATGAGGCCCTCCTGGGATGTGGCCATGCTGCTCTATCTGAAACCTcatggctgctgcagcctgggaggAACAGGtctgggaaactgaggcacggggcAGTCACTATGGAGTGGTCCCACCTAATCCCAAGGGATGAGCAGCTTCATCCCACAGAGGCTGGCAACGCCCACCCACTCATCCCCTGGGGGTCCAGGATTGTCTCTGTCACCCGCAGGATGCATCCTGGGTCCCACTGCATCCCAACCTGGCTGCATCCCACCCTACTGCATCCCACAGGCTGCTCCTTggcatgggggggggggggggggggggggacattCCCCTCATCCAGCCAATGGCTGCTTGGGGActtggggacaagggacactgctctccatggctgctaactgaCCCTTTAGATATAGGGtcaaattaatgcaaaaaaggtgttttttgaGGATGAAAACATTTATCCCGCTGCAACTCCAGCAGTTAAAATGCCACTCTTGTCTCACACTTTGAACATCAGTTTATGCTGGATCTGGCCTCTGGGGAGGGTCCATCTTTCTGCTGCTGATTGTGtcagggcaggggtggggcATTTATTCCCCTTGGGAAGGGTCATGGATGCAGGCAAAGCCCTAAACATGACCCCATTCCCTGGTGATCCTGGATGTTATCCCATATTGGACACAGATATCCCACTTCGGAGTCCCCAAACTTGGGCGTGACTTGAGGGAGGGGGCAAAGAAGTGAACaagaagaaaaccttttttGTGGGGTGGTTTCAACCCTTTTTGCTTCACTGTGTCACCCTAAACCCATCATCATCCCACCTGTGTAGCAGGATACCGGGATCCTGCACTGGGAAAAGATGGGGTGCCacctccttttccctggcaccgctttcctccacagagctgctccaccctgggggcacctggcccccaccagcagctgccacccGCGCTGGGACAGGAGCCACCAAGGGATTAGGACCGGGCCGGGCTCCAATGGGGCCGTGGCTCCCCAGCGACACCCCCGGGGTATTTTTAGGAAA belongs to Vidua macroura isolate BioBank_ID:100142 chromosome 1, ASM2450914v1, whole genome shotgun sequence and includes:
- the MAFA gene encoding transcription factor MafA; the protein is MASELAMSAELPTSPLAIEYVNDFDLMKFEVKKEPAEAERLCHRLPAGSLSSTPLSTPCSSVPSSPSFCAPSPGGQPAPGPPATTAASLGSKQQLEELYWMSGYQHHLNPEALNLTPEDAVEALIGAPHHHHHHHQGYEPFRPQPFGGEELPPAAHHHPGHHHHHHHHLRLEDRFSDDQLVSMSVRELNRQLRGFSKEEVIRLKQKRRTLKNRGYAQSCRYKRVQQRHILENEKCQLQSQVEQLKQEVTRLAKERDLYKEKYEKLAGRGFPREPSPSAAPKATADFFM